A stretch of Halichondria panicea chromosome 1, odHalPani1.1, whole genome shotgun sequence DNA encodes these proteins:
- the LOC135331795 gene encoding cilia- and flagella-associated protein 299-like, protein MAATGEEASNSAADTIVTEYATYEDYLDSQITPTDLFYLEDEELARQLVELGYRGSGEVLKREDFELRKEAAAASKLARRDQLRVLCNAGKDLQGSVFLEGLAQREETNRNGKISSIIFIRDRNTKGQEISGYIDYAHRLKVDDFDPIFSSRKKLLPRHSDLSFYNWDTNFSSSNSTPNYQVIADNASGLLFKNKRDRKIINVDPKVQAVWGVCVWGVCMCVWVCVWVCCVCVGGNNYK, encoded by the exons ATGGCGGCTACTGGTGAGGAAGCTAGTAACAGCGCTGCAGACACTATAGTCACCGAGTATGCCACGTATGAGGATTACCTGGACTCTCAAATAACACCAACTGATCTGTTCTACCTGGAG gacgaGGAACTAGCACGTCAGCTAGTAGAGCTAGGATATCGTGGATCAGGGGAAGTGCTCAAGAGAGAAGACTTTGAGCTCAGGAAAGAAGCGGCTGCAGCCAGTAAGCTAGCACGTCGAGACCAgctgag agtgttgtgcaaTGCTGGGAAGGACCTGCAAGGATCAGTGTTCCTGGAGGGGCTGGCTCAGAGGGAAGAGACTAACAGAAACGGGAAAATTTCA tcaattATATTTATTCGGGACAGGAATACCAAGGGTCAGGAGATATCAGGATACATTGACTACGCACATCGACTCAAG GTGGATGATTTTGATCCCATATTCTCGTCACGGAAGAAGCTGCTCCCTAGACACAGTGACTTGAGCTTCTATAACTGGGACACTAACTTCTCCTCGTCCAACTCCACTCCTAATTATCAG gtgattgcagacaacgcctcaggTCTGCTGTTTAAGAATAAACGAGACAGAAAGATTATTAATGTTGACCCAAAGGTACAGgctgtgtggggtgtgtgtgtgtggggtgtgtgtatgtgtgtgtgggtgtgtgtgtgggtgtgctgtgtgtgtgtggggggaaatAATTACAAATGA
- the LOC135352398 gene encoding serine/threonine-protein kinase TNNI3K-like yields the protein MSHTHPHTHPHTHAHTPTHTHLHTSHRRLETEPDTPRRLETEPDTPTVQEQLARDLWKAAVSKDVSKVRSVLRQGANPNHQLYWSEEWRDNYSIPPVHLACSRGSLEITRALVSGGADIEKGDGRYGTTAFHYACWGGHMETVVCLSQEMKCHIDARDKGNQTPLHWACRRGHIQVVKYLVEVLKVDVDVTTNVGKTPLDWAVGFGYTEVVECLQSIQPSTPKPDTPNGSEQLLSNSIVDKTSSMTSDPLSGQQTPSAGTRNNW from the exons atgtcccacacacacccacacacacacccacacacacatgcacacacacccacacacacacacctacacacatcacacaggagACTGGAAACTGAACCAGATACACCCAG gagACTGGAAACTGAACCAGATACACCCAC tgttcagGAGCAGCTGGCCAGGGATCTGTGGAAGGCTGCAGTCTCTAAGGATGTCAGCAAAGTGAGGTCCGTTTTGAGACAGGGGGCCAACCCCAAtcaccagctctactggagtgagGAGTGGAGGGACAATTATAGTATCCCTCCAGTACACCTAGCATGCTCGAGGGGCTCCCTGGAGATCACTAGAGCACTCGTTAGTGGTGGAGCTGATATAGAGAAAGGTGATGGACGATATGGCACGACTGCATTTCACTATGCGTGTTGGGGAGGACATATGGAGACTGTGGTGTGTCTCTCACAAGAGATGAAATGTCATATTG ATGCGAGGGACAAGGGGAACCAAACACCACTACACTGGGCTTGTAGGAGAGGACATATACAAGTTGTAAAATACCTTGTGGAGGTACTCAAGGTTGATGTTG ATGTGACTACTAATGTTGGCAAGACTCCTCTTGACTGGGCAGTAGGGTTTGGTTACACTGAAGTTGTTGAATGTCTCCAGTCTATACAGCCCTCCACTCCTAAACCAG ATACTCCAAATGGTTCCGAACAACTTCTTTCTAATTCAATTGTTGACAAGACCTCATCAA tgacctctgaccctctCTCTGGTCAACAGACACCCAGTGCTGGAACCAGAAACAACTGGTAG
- the LOC135352396 gene encoding uncharacterized protein LOC135352396: protein MTSYCYTSDTPNGSKHPSTSKEGPNPINTQNRTYLKKLDELMADTSGTIELHYLKTHFIGPSGLGKTTTRQRLVGSITNLSLLPENQRKRCSTLLAECEQVLAFVDKSGTKLEFKASSSLEEETQFIFSYLMSCEPIEDSTVSPPKEQPTKETTDPKKQTQLKIDEAATAPKETVSPTPRQTPEPPKKVGKVTTVDVEKVVSRLRSIVGSGEYTKELLNKVLLNLVDIGGQPGFVEMFPFLSKGAGIFLVFFRLDKDLDDMCQVSYERGKDKIIQLTQTEKRSLKSSQVLSRMNWQCKSKSIFYTRNIVPQQKLSARAIVCKSDSTTASKSLEEHEQKKAIRDILTQTKSDKQANVSAEDTAAIEQTISQNLNSDPFNKCVQDRLEQKLTEKNEAVSTITSKFEDLLSNPKDKRFIAVDNYEGTDSDMEPLREHLHGLFSSYFKDAKLRIRPQQLLFGVVLRKEYDIVSMEECIRIGTEGLKMREEEVRFTVWYLDRYVGALIYHPEIKDKWFRNFVICNPQVVFNSLSVLVVNPLLELHSEMSSIHFKEAERKNWILKGQFSLKTITRCHSEENQGVKKDQLIPVEKLLILLEHSHLLAKITAVVKEGHTTEKIETTYFIPAILKCASPEELTKPPTTGIDTPSPIKITFDPQYVPTGIFCAMISDLVSRGSKGKGILGMTWKLATDSPVKRNLVSFHIDESAKHFVTLISQVDSYEIRIIRKCKDHTMHELCSYVLSTLLLVMKDISPLLSPIIAFDCYCGKHEDGSKLCLLTTGVDPCFSCTHRVSLSPHQECWFAKEVSLGEDVSLRALPFASNQELRDKSLSFEWSKRIPEINCDEHKLEFKASSNGHFKGFISCEISKNQKHFFTVYHCLRKSIGNAVTPLATPHTTTPSVQQRETTATTAQLSQECSDEALLQLSTEIAGYDKYKLRLGLSDAEIENIDQTIDNIPGRFHAALKKWKSKSIIFDNPSKSSATYGRLVEIASEIEDGEAVRSIHKACVKDTLQPHKTIVTATAAQLSQECSDEALLQLSTEIAGYDRYKHRLGLSDAEIGAIDLTIVGIPGKFLAALKKWKSKNILQFNPSNSTATYDRLVEIASEIEDGEAVRSIHKACVEHTRLEVLLTFPNAYVYTDLLERKRLLGSGEEVETLSNRLKQGEYLVEISNKSMKFINFGIKISVLENSLPEGIDTCVLHISFELSTDFETPANFKLLSSIYRVKCEPKVQFKKPLTLEIQHCASLSSDHHQQKFVFARATDQSKKFEILEGGHFPIGERYGSIQLTRFSRLGVFIRKVFGFPTEKMYSALLFRKNSLPHHTIDVKCVVCQDLATHVKVIREELEKDRFTKETDLDQIQFENVVEVELRSENSELWTVDRGSSTLSRDRIEGYSRVLGSNRQLGLVPAINYRFNLNGNLVSESVKFWLMRTEESHRLALRIRCNAVTPLATPHTTTQSGGLSAEEHPSKIDQTVEIPKLFLTGADIQTIRDSLKNASKDWFDLGLALGMNITDLKDIEDQHASNKRRLTEMVVKRLEVTDPEHPMTWPYICECLRSPTVERNDVAEKIEEKYVRTATAVAHSATN from the exons ATGACTTCTTACTGTTACACCTCAGATACTCCAAATGGTTCCAAACATCCTTCCACGTCAAAGGAAGGCCCTAACCCAA TCAATACTCAAAACCGAACCTACTTGAAAAAACTGGATGAGCTGATGGCCGACACAAGTGGCACTATAGAGCTACATTATCTCAAGACGCACTTCATTGGTCCCTCGGGTCTTGGAAAAACGACCACTCGACAGCGGCTTGTTGGATCCATTACTAACCTGTCTTTGCTGCCCGAAAATCAAAGGAAACGCTGCAGTACATTACTAGCCGAGTGTGAACAAGTATTGGCCTTTGTTGACAAATCTGGAACAAAGCTTGAATTCAAAGCATCTTCAAGCCTAGAGGAAGAAACACAGTTTATCTTCTCTTACCTTATGTCCTGTGAACCTATTGAAGACAGCACTGTCAGTCCACCTAAGGAACAGCCCACAAAAGAAACCACTGACCCAAAGAAGCAAACTCAACTCAAGATCGATGAAGCTGCTACTGCACCCAAAGAAACGGTATCACCAACACCTAGGCAAACACCAGAACCACCGAAAAAGGTCGGGAAAGTGACCACTGTAGATGTTGAAAAGGTTGTGTCGAGACTTCGGAGTATTGTGGGTTCAGGAGAGTACACTAAAGAGCTGCTGAACAAAGTCCTACTCAATCTGGTCGATATAGGTGGGCAGCCTGGATTTGTGGAGATGTTTCCTTTTCTAAGCAAAGGCGCAGGGATTTTTCTGGTATTCTTTCGACTGGACAAAGACCTCGATGACATGTGTCAAGTCTCCTACGAACGAGGAAAGGACAAGATCATTCAACTTACACAAACAGAGAAACgctctctcaaatcctctcaG GTACTTTCAAGGATGAACTGGCAATGCAAATCAAAGTCGATCTTCTATACGAGAAATATTGTGCCTCAACAAAAGCTGTCTGCAAGAGCGATTGTctgcaagagcgatagtaccactgccagcaagagcctAGAAGAACACGAACAAAAGAAAGCAATTCGGGATATTTTGACTCAAACAAAGAGTGATAAGCAAGCTAACGTCAGTGCAGAAGACACGGCTGCCATTGAGCAAACAATCAGCCAAAACCTCAACTCAGACCCTTTCAATAAATGTGTCCAAGACCGGTTAGAGCAAAAGTTGACGGAGAAAAACGAAGCTGTGAGCACGATTACCAGCAAGTTTGAGGATTTACTTTCTAACCCAAAGGACAAGAGGTTCATAGCAGTGGACAACTACGAAGGCACTGATTCTGATATGGAACCTCTTCGTGAACATCTTCATGGCTTATTCAGTAGCTATTTCAAAGATGCCAAGCTTCGCATTCGCCCACAACAGCTTTTGTTTGGAGTTGTACTGAGAAAAGAGTATGACATTGTGTCTATGGAAGAATGTATTCGTATCGGTACCGAGGGGTTAAAGATGAGAGAGGAGGAGGTTCGATTCACCGTTTGGTACCTGGATCGGTATGTTGGAGCTTTAATCTATCATCCAGAGATCAAGGACAAATGGTTTAGGAACTTTGTCATTTGCAACCCCCAAGTGGTATTCAACAGCCTCAGTGTTCTCGTTGTCAATCCGCTGCTGGAGCTCCATTCTGAAATGAGCAGTATTCACTTCAAGGAAGCTGAGAGAAAGAATTGGATACTCAAGGGGCAATTCTCACTGAAAACAATCACTCGATGCCATTCGGAAGAAAACCAGGGTGTGAAGAAAGACCAGTTGATTCCTGTTGAGAAGCTGCTCATACTGCTCGAGCATTCCCATCTTTTGGCCAAAATCACAGCAGTGGTGAAGGAAGGCCATACCACAGAAAAAATCGAAACGACGTATTTCATCCCTGCCATTCTCAAGTGTGCATCTCCCGAGGAACTAACGAAACCACCCACCACTGGCATTGATACACCCTCTCCAATCAAGATCACATTTGACCCCCAATACGTTCCCACTGGAATATTCTGTGCCATGATCAGTGATTTGGTCTCAAGGGGGAGTAAAGGCAAGGGCATTCTGGGCATGACTTGGAAACTTGCCACTGATTCTCCAGTAAAGAGAAACCTCGTCTCCTTTCACATTGACGAATCTGCCAAGCATTTTGTTACCCTGATTTCTCAGGTTGATAGCTACGAAATACGAATTATTCGAAAATGCAAGGACCATACGATGCACGAGCTTTGTTCCTACGTCCTCTCAACCCTCCTGTTGGTGATGAAGGATATTAGTCCACTACTCTCTCCGATTATTGCCTTCGACTGCTACTGCGGCAAACATGAAGATGGTTCCAAGCTTTGCCTCCTCACAACAGGAGTTGATCCCTGCTTTAGCTGCACACACAGAGTCTCTCTGAGCCCTCACCAAGAATGCTGGTTTGCAAAA GAAGTCAGCCTGGGAGAGGATGTTTCTCTACGGGCCTTGCCCTTTGCCTCTAACCAAGAGTTGAGGGACAAGAGCCTCTCCTTCGAGTGGAGCAAGAGAATACCTGAAATTAACTGTGATGAACACAAATTGGAATTCAAAGCCTCGTCAAATGGTCACTTCAAGGGCTTTATCAGTTGTGAGATCTCCAAGAACCAGAAGCATTTCTTTACCGTGTACCACTGCCTGAGAAAAAGTATCG GTAATGCAGTGACTCCACtagccactccacacacaaccactccGTCAG TTCAACAACGTGAGACAACAGCGACTACAGCTCAGTTGAGTCAAGAGTGCTCGGATGaagctcttctccagttgtctaccgAGATAGCTGGCTATGACAAATACAAGCtcaggctgggcctcagtgatgctgagatTGAGAATATCGATCAGACCATTGATAATATCCCAGGGAGATTTCACGCTGCTCtaaagaagtggaagagtaaaagCATCATTTTCGATAATCCATCGAAATCGTCAGCTACTTACGGTCGATTAGTGGAAATTGCCTCAGagattgaggacggagaggcagttcgcagcattcacaaggcctgtgtcAAGGATACAC TTCAGCCACATAAGACGATAGTGACAGCGACTGCAGCTCAGTTGAGTCAAGAGTGCTCGGATGaagctcttctccagttgtctaccgagattgctggctatgacagatacaagcacaggctgggcctcagtgatgctgagatTGGTGCTATCGATCTGACAATTGTTGGTATTCCAGGGAAATTCCTCGCTGCTCtaaagaagtggaagagtaaaaATATTCTCCAATTCAATCCATCgaattcaacagctacttacgatcgattagtggaaattgcctcagagattgaggacggagaggcagttcgcagcattcacaaggcctgtgtgGAGCATACCA GACTGGAGGTATTGCTGACATTTCCTAATGCATACGTATATACAGATCTTCTAGAGCGCAAAAGATTATTGGGATCAGGTGAAGAAGTTGAAACTCTGTCAAACCGTCTAAAACAAG GAGAATATCTTGTGGAAATCAGTAACAAATCTATGAAGTTTATCAATTTTGGAATTAAGATTTCTGTCCTGGAAAATTCGCTACCTGAAGGTATCGATACGTGTGTCTTACACATATCCTTTGAGTTATCCACTGACTTTGAGACTCCCGCTAACTTTAAACTACTCAGCTCAATTTATCGTGTGAAATGTGAGCCCAAAGTACAGTTTAAGAAGCCTCTCACCTTGGAAATACAACACTGTGCGAGTTTAAGCTCTGACCACCATCAACAAAAGTTTGTCTTTGCTCGAGCAACAGATCAGAGCAAAAAGTTTGAGATCCTGGAGGGTGGACACTTTCCTATTGGTGAACGCTATGGATCCATCCAGCTTACTCGTTTCAGTCGCCTCGGTGTTTTCATTCGTAAAGTATTTGGCTTTCCAACTGAGAAGATGTACAGTGCCTTGCTGTTCAGAAAGAACTCGCTCCCCCATCACACAATTGACGTGAAATGTGTGGTATGTCAGGATCTAGCAACTCATGTAAAG GTAATTAGAGAGGAGTTAGAAAAAGATAGATTCACAAAAGAAACGGATCTAGATCAAATTCAATTTGAAAATGTGGTGGAGGTGGAGCTGCGTTCAGAGAATTCCGAGCTTTGGACTGTTGATAGAGGATCATCCACt CTGTCCAGAGATCGTATTGAGGGATACTCAAGAGTGTTGGGTTCTAATAGACAACTTGGACTTGTTCCAGCCATCAATTATAGATTTAATCTGAACGGAAATTTGGTTTCTGAATCAGTAAAATTTTGGCTGATGAGAACCGAAGAGAGCCATCGTTTGGCCCTACGTATTCGCT GTAATGCAGTGACTCCACtagccactccacacacaaccactcagTCAG gAGGATTGTCAGCAGAGGAGCATCCTAGCAAAATTGACCAAACAGTAGAAATTCCAAAACTGTTTCTGACTGGAGCTGATATCCAAACAATTCGCGATAGTCTCAAAAATGCAAGCAAAGATTGGTTTGATTTAGGATTGGCTCTCGGAATGAATATTACTGACTTGAAAGACATTGAAGACCAACACGCTAGTAACAAACGCCGCCTAACAGAGATGGTGGTCAAGCGTCTTGAAGTCACTGATCCAGAACATCcgatgacatggccttacatatgTGAATGTCTAAGGAGTCCTACTGTTGAGCGTAACGATGTAGCCGAGAAAATTGAAGAAAAGTATGTGAGgacagcaactgcagttgctcatAGTGCCACCAATTGA